The genomic stretch ACCTTGGAGGAGAAGAGAAAAAAGCATTGGTGAGCAAAAGCTGGGATCCGGCATCGTTGCCTGCTGCCGGCGATCAGTATGAGATTATGAGTGAGGAAGCGAATGTCGAAAGAGCCACGTTTGCGAATATCACCCTAGTGGACGGCTCCTCGGTCGAAGGAGCATATAACGGCCTGGACATAACCGTTACCTCGCCTGGAGGCAAGGCATACACCAGAACGATCGATTCATTTGATGGCCGAGTGGCGACGTTGAAAAAGGAAGCCTGGGATGTAAATCTTCCCCCGGATCCGACTTTCACCTACCAATTCAACGGCATCGTGCATATTTCAAATCCCGATAAGAAAGGTAGTACAACAAGTATCTATCTCGATTTTGATTTTGAGGGTTCGGATGAAAACCCGGGCGACTTGGCTAGAAATGAGGGCGCATATGTAGGCTTCAGAATCAAAGTCGATAAAGCAGAATCGAAGACACCGAAGCGATCAAGAAGTACCTCTCGAGCGTTGAGGCAGGAAGATCTTCCAAAGATTGTGAGCTATCTCTATGATAAAGAAAAAAAAGAAGCTCTGGCTATCGTAGACAAACCTTGGGCAGGGGAAATAATACCAGACGACAAAGATACATATACGCTTATTGCTGAACCCCGCTCAGTTGCCGATGCCGCCATGCCCACGATTACGTTGGATAGAAATGCCAGACATGCCGGCAATCCCTTGGGTCCAAGAGATGAGCAGGATCCTTTCAGATTCGGCATTACGGTTACAAAGGAAGGTGAGGAGCCGCAAGCCAACAAAATCGTGTCCTATGATCCCCAGACTCGCGTGGCGAAACTGGAGAGCGCCTGGGTTCTCAGTACTCTTCCCGCGGCCGGTGACAAATACGTCCTGCATGCCTCCGGCACGGTGCCAAATGTGGAGCAGCCAGCGGAGCTGCCCTCGATTTCACTCGACCCCAACAAGGCCATAGACAGGCGTGGCCTATACGACGATGTACCGATCACTCTGCAAATAGGGGACCCGCCGGTGCATAATGGCAACCCCAAGCAGGAGAACCGCATTGTTTTGTATGAAGGTGGCGAAAACCGCAAGGCATATGTGAGAGATAGTTGGAATTCTAAACTTCTACCTCGCACTCCTGAACATCGCTACGCTCTCGAGGCAAAAATCAAAGGCGTGACGGGCGTCGCCTATGCGACCATCACGCTTTCCGATACGGCCTCTGGAGAAGATGATGCTTATGTTGGCTACGGCATCCTGGTCAAGCTGGAGGGCGAAGCCCTCTGGTCTCAGCGCGCCAACATAATAGACTATGAAGGCGCATCACGGCTGGCAAGCGTTGACATTGCCTGGAGGCTGGACGCAATCCCGAAGCCGCCGGTTCCGGGATCACGGTATCTCTACGCTCTTATAAACTACAATACCCCGATCCACAGCGGGAAAGCCCAAGTTGGCACACAGAATACCATCACGCTTGATCGCAATGCCTCGGCCGATATTTACGGATTCGCCGACAGAACCCTCAGGATCACAGAAGGCCCGGGCCTGCCCAGTACTCATGTAATAGACGATTACCTCGGCAGCGATCATGTCGCCATTTTGCGCGCGGAGTGGACACAGCGGCCGACCACGGATTCTCGCTACGAGCTCGAGCCGATTGACGCCTGGCTGCTTCATGAAGATGCCAACGCCCTGCCCATCACTCCGCAACTGTCCTGGGAATACTGGAACAGCCGCGGGTGGGTGGCTTTTCTCGAGGACCTGCATCAATTTGAAGATGGCACCAAGAATCTGCTCATCGACGGCAAGGTGATTTTCCTCCTGCCACAGGATCTCGATCTGACCGAAGTCTCCGGCCAGGAGAGCTACTGGATTCGAGCCCGCATCATTGGCGGCGACTACGGCCGCGAGACCTATGTGCTCGAAGAGAGAGTGAAAGGCGCAAACAGCGAACCGCAGGACATCATCAAAGAGACCAAGCTTCTGCCGGTGAAGAGCACCATTCGTCCACCACAGATATTCGGCTTGACCATTTCCTATGAACTCGTCGAGAGCCGTTTCCCCGATCGCTGCCTCACCTACAACAATCTCGACTACGTCGATCAAACCGACGCCTGCATTACCACTGACAAGCGCTTCCCGCCGTTTGTGCCGCTGGAGGGACAAATCGCGGAAGAAGAGGATTGTGGCGAAGTGATCAAGACGGCCGCAGGCGTGCCGGCGCGGGTGATCCTGCCAACGCAACTGGGTAAAGCCATCTATCTGGGCTTCATGAATCCGCTGCGCAGCGGGCCACTCAAGATTTTCTTCGCAGCCAGGGAACTGCCCTACAGCGATGCCAGCAAACCCAAGATGGAATGGAGCTATCGCGCTGAGAACGAGTGGCAGCGGCTGGGTTTTGGCGACGCCAGCGAAGGCCTGATCAAGCAGGAGATTCTGCAATTCATCGCACCGCGGGATTTCACCGCCACCACGCGCTTCGGCGCCTTTCGCTATTGGATGCGCGGCATGCTGTTGCAGGGCGAGTACGCGGGAACGCCGGTGTTGGGCGGCATTTATCCCAACACCACCTGGGCCTTTCAAGCCGAAACCCGGCGTGATGAGATTCTCGGCTCCAGCAACGGCGAAGCCGGCCAGACGTTCCGGTTTTTCCGGTTTCCCGTGCGCGTCGGCCAGATCGTACGCGTGCGCGAGGTGCTCACCGAAGAGGAAAAAGAAGAATTGATCAAGCAATTCGGCGAGCAGGCCCTGCATGAAGTCAAAGATGAACTGGGCAAAGTGCTCGAAACCTGGGTGCTGTGGACGGAAGTGGAAAACTTCTTCGACTCCAAAGGCACTGACCGGCACTACACACTGGATCGCGCCACCGGCGAATTGCGCTTCGGCGATGGCCGCAACGGCCAGATTCCTCCTGCGGGTCTCAACAATCTGCGCGCGTTTTCTTATCAAGCCGGCGGCGGTGCGGTGGGCAATGTCGAAGCCGGCGCGATTCAAAGTCTCACTACTGCCATCGCCAATGTCGAGGCCGTGATCAATCCGGTGGAGGCCGGCGGCGGTTCGGATACCGCTTCGCTAGATGATATGCTGGTGATCGGACCGGCCATGATCAATCATCGCCGGCGCGCGGTCACGCCGCAGGATTTCGAATGGCTGGCGAAGCAGGCCTCGCGTCAGGTGGCCAAGGCGCGCTGCGTGCGCAATCTCGACTCGCAAGGTCGCCGCGAAACTGGCTGGGTCACGCTTTACCTCGTGCCGCACTCGCGCGAAAGCGAGCCGCAACCTTCGCTCGAAATGCGGCGGATGGTGCAGCGTTATGTGGCAGAGCATTGCGCCAACACCGTGGCGGCGCCGCAACACATTTTTGTTGCAGGCCCGGTGTATGCTGAGATCGACGTCCTGGCTGATCTCGTCGTCGCAACGATTGACGCGGCGGCGCGGGTCGAGCAAGAGGCGCGCGCCAAGCTGGCGGATTTTCTCCATCCGTTGACCGGCGGTCCGACTGACACCGGCTGGGAATTCGGCCAAGGCCTGTCTGCTTCGGATGTCTATGTTCTGCTGGAGCAGATCGAGGGGTTGGATCATGTCGAGAATCTAAGTTTCAGTCGCGCCGGCGTGGCTTACACCGATTTGGTGGAAATCGGCGCCAATGAGTTGGTGGCAGGCGGAACGCTGCGGATCAACGTAACTGCCAAAACGGGAGCATGAGCATCATGGCCTTGCAGGTTCCCAATCTCGATGACAAAACTTTTCAGGAGCTGGCGGCAGAGGCCGTTGCGCTGATTCCGCGCTACTCGCGCGACTGGACCGATCACAATCTTCACGATCCCGGCATCACGTTCCTGGAGTTGTTCGCCTGGCTGGCAGAGATGCAAATCTACCAGCTCAATCGCGTGACCGATAACCAGATTGACCGGTTTCTCAAAATGGTGGGAATGGCGCGGTTGGCGCGGCAACCGGCGCGGGTGGAGATCGAGTTCACTGTTCCCGCCATCTCAACTCTCGGACTGCTGCCGGCCGGCACGCGCGTGGTGCCGCTCGGCCACGAACATCTGATTTTTGAAACCGAAGATGATTTTTCCATCACGCGCACCCGGATGATTGCCATCAATTCGCACTGGAACAGCACGAGCATCGATTATACTGAAGCCAACAACAAAGTGGGCATCTACTTTTTCCCATTCGGCGAGCAAGCGGCAGTGGGCGCAACCCTGGCGCTGGGATTCGATCAGCCTTTCGCCGATGCCGAGATTGCCAATCTCTTCTTTCTGCTGCGTGAAGATGATCTGCCAGCGCCTGCGCCGCGGCCTGAAGGTGCTGATGAGATTCAGCCCTCCGCAACTCTGGTGTGGGAATACTCTGTGAATGGCAATTGGGCGCAATTGAATGTGCTGCGCGACACGACGCTCAGCTTGAATCAGAGCGGCCGCCTGGTTTTCATTCCGCCGGCGGATTGGACTGCCCCAAATGGCGTCTACTGGCTGCGCGGCCGACTTGCTGCCGGGCTTTATGAGATTCCGCCGGTGCTCGAGCATGTCAGATTGAATGTCATCCCTGCGCGGCAAGTGGAGACAGTGATGCACGAAGATCTGGGTGAAGGCACCGGTTTGCCCCACCAGAGAGTGCGGCTGCAAAAATTGCCGCTGTTGCTCGCTGCCGATCGTGAACGCGGACCATTGCGGGTGGGTGATATTCTCAACTGGCCTGAGTTTCTAACGGCCCTTCGCCCGGCCGGCACAACCGGGCAACCTGCGACGCAGCGCCGGTTTTGGGATTTTCTCCCCGCTACCATCCAAGCGCTGATCAAAGACGAGCTGATTGGCCGGCTGCCTACCGATAGCGAGAAGTATCAAATTGTCGCGGCATTCAACCAAATCCTCACCTCGACGGATCTCTACGACCCCGCGATTTTTGCCGAGATTCAGCCAACTGAAGCCTATCAACAAGCCGTGGCGCAACCGGAATGTGACTTTGCCGCGGCTGCCATCATTCAGTTCAATCGCCAGCTTTTTGATTTGGCGTTCGCCAATCAAGTCGCGCGGCCCGGACTGGTCATTCAAGTGCAAGATCACATGGTGTGGGAAGATTGGCAGCGCGTGGAGGATTTTGAAAGCTCGGCTGCCGGCGACCGGCATTATGTATTGGAGGTTGAAACTGGTGAGGTCACTTTCGGCAACGGACAGAACGGCCGCATTCCGGGAGAAGGGCGGAGCATGCGCGCCTATTCCTATCAAACCAGCCGTGGCAGTGAAGGCAATGTTTCTGCCGGCCTCACCTGGCGCATCGAGAAGTCCGGCGCTGCCGGCGCGCGAGGAATGAATGTGCTGCCGACCAGCGGCGGCCGGGAACCGGAGACGATTGCCGAGGCGCAACTGCGCGCGCAAGAGGAGATGACCTCGCGGCAGCGCGCCGTGACTTCGGCAGATTTCGAGCAGCTCGCCCTGGCAACGCCGGGCTTGCGCGTGGCGCGCGCCAAAGCTCTGCCCAATTATCATCCGGAATTTCCCAAGCTGCATCTGCCGGGGAATGTTACGGTGGTCGCCGTGCCGGCGCTGCGATCCAATCGCGTGACGCCTGCTGCCGGCGCAGGATTTCTGCAAACCGTGCAGCGTCATCTCGAAGCACGGCGCCTCGTTGCCACGGTTGTGCATGTGATCGCGCCGGCCTACGTGGAAGTGGCGGTGCGCGGCAAAATCTTCAAACAGAAAAAGAGTGACACAAAGGAAGTGGAGAAGCGGGCGCTGGCAGCCCTGCAAAAATTCTTGCACCCGCTCACCGGCGGCCCGAACCAAGATGGCTGGACCTTTGGCCGGCCGGTGTATGCCGCCGAAATCTATCAGCTTCTTGATGAAGTGGAGGGCGTTGATCACGTCGTGGGCATCGAGCTGGACGCAGTCGCGCTGCAACAGCTCGCTCAAAAGATCATTACCATTCCGCCCAATGCGCTGGTCTACAGCGGAGAGCATAATTTGGAAATCGTATGAATCCCTCTGATTTCAAAAGCCAGGTCTTTCGAACGCCGGCGCAGTGGCAAAACGGGTTGTCTTCCGGCCTGCAAATTCTGCCCGAGGGCGGCCTCACGCTTTATCCCCGGCCCGCGTTTGAATCATGGTTGCCGATTCCAATCGCGGGCGGCAAGCCCACTGCACTGGCGGTGGACGAATGCGGGCTGATTTATTGGATTGCCGAGCAAGATCGTTGTTTGTATCGCTGCGACTTGATCTCGCACAAACTCGATCGCTTGTATTGTCCGCATGGCCGCAGCGCCGCTGCCACCGGCCGCCTGCTCATGGATCGTTTCAATTTCTGGATGCTCGATGCCGCTAACCGCCGGGTGTTGGTGTTTTCGCGAGAGACTTTTCAATTGAAGCTTGTGCTCGCTGCCATCAAGCAGCCGGTTGATATTGCGCTGGGCCGCTCAGGCATCCTGTACGTCTTGGATCAAGACTCTCGCACCATACTCCGCTACGATGCCCACGGTCGGACCGCCGGACCGGCTTTTGGCGGCGCAGAGTTGCAGCAGCCAATCGGACTCATCGTCGGCCGGGATCATTTCATTTATGTGCTCGACCGCAATCAACGCCATTTTCTGCGCTATGATGCCGAGGGCAACTTTCTGGGATTGATCGGCGATTTCGACAGCGTGGCGCCCGACTTTCGGCCGGCCATGATCGCGGCCAATTCGCAAGGAAATCTCTTTGTTGTCGATGGCCGCACGCAACAACTGCACGAATTCGATGCCGACGGCAGCCACCTCGGCGTCATGCAATTGCCGGCTGTTGTCAAATCAATCAAAGGCATCGCCTTCGGCCGCGGGGATGATCTTTTTCTCAGCACTGATCAAGGCCTCGCCCGTTTCAGTGCGCGCCTGAGTTTTGTGGGCGAAACCGGCGCCTTTTACACGCGCACGCTGGACAATGGCGCAGACCGGTCAACATGGCACCGCCTGGCGCTGGAAGCAAATCTGCCGCCGGGAACGATACTCGAGATTTTCTATCACTCCAGCGACGACACACGCCTGCGCGGCTTGGTCGAGGCGGTGTTTACCGATCCCAACGACTCCGTGCAAAGAAAAGTGGAAAGGCTCGAAGCCTTGCTCGGCACAAAATGGATTGGGCCTGAGAAAAATCCCACGGACATGCTGTTGCGCGAGCAAACCGGCCGTTTCCTCTGGTTGAAACTGGCGCTTTCCACCTTTGACGCCAATCAAAAACCGGTGGTGCGCGAGCTGCGCGCCTACTATCCCCGCATTTCCTATCTGCGCTACTTGCCGGCAACTTATCAAGAAGATGCGGTGAGCCGCGCTTTTCTCGAGCGCTTCCTCTCCTTGTTCGAATCCGTACTGTACGGACTGGAAACCGAAATCACCGCGCTGTTCAAGAATTTTGATCCGCTGACCACGCCGGCAGACTTTCTCGATTGGCTGGCCTCGTGGCTGAATCTTGCCCTCGAAGAAGAATGGCCGGAAACCCGCAAGCGCCAGTTCCTGCTGCAGGCCCCGGAATTGTTCAAACAAAAAGGCACTGTGGCCGGCATTGCCGGCTTGGTGGAAATCTACACCGGCCAGCGTCCGCTGATCGTGGAACATGCTTTGGTCTCGCCGCCGCTGATTCTGGGCAAGCCCTTGCGCTTGGGCCTCAACAGCGTGGTGAGCGCGACGCCGATTCGCGGCTTTCGCCTGGGCGACAGCGCGGTGCTCGGCCGCACCGCCCTCCGCGAGGTGGCGCAACTGCCGGAAGATCCGTTTCAGACGATGGCGCATCGTTTCACCTTGCTGCTCAACCTGAGCCGCGCGGATTTCCAAAAGCAGGAAGCCAAGCTGCGCGAGATGCTGAATGATGAAACGCCCGCGCACACCGCTTACACTCTGAAATTGATCGGCGCCGGCAGCGCGGCGGCGGACCTCTACGTCGGCGTCAATTCGCGCGTCGAAGAGTATCAGCCGGTTCGACTCAACGGCACCGCGCGAGTGGGGCGGGTCGTGGCGGCCATTCACGGAGAAAAAGCGGTGCGGCTGGAACGCAATTCCCAAATAGGTAGATGCTTCAGATTGATATAACCCGCATAACCCAAGCGAGGGCAATCATGGAAAAAGAGAAAGATCACGGCTCGGGAGTCTGCGCGATTCCATTCTTCGAGCGCAATAACTACTTCTACAGCAAACTGATGACGGTGCGCGATTTTTTTGCTGAGCAGCGCTACTTCAACGAGAAGCGCTGGCTGATGAATCGCATGGTCAGCGGCTGGGGCGTGGTCTGTGGCCTGGATGTGACTTTCGATCCCCAGCACCGCGCGCTCATTGTGTCGCCGGGATTGGCGATTGACTGCCGCGGCCGCGAGATCTTGATTTGCGAGCCGCAAGCAGTGAAACTGGCGGTGCTCGAGCCGCCCTGCAATCCCACGCCGGTGCCGCCGGATGCAGCCGGCGAGCATCTCGTGCTTTGCCTGGAGTATCACGATTGCAAAACCGAACCAGTGCAATTGACCTCCATGGCGTGCGGCGGCGAAGAGCGCCAGGAGTTCAACCGCATCCGCGACAGCTTCAAGCTGCGGCTGCGGCATGAGGCGGACGTTCATCTGCCACCGCCCAATGGCAGGCTCTGCCCGCTTATGGACTTCAAAAAAAGCGGCAAACCCGAAACCATGCATGGCTACCTGTGCCGCCATCTCAAGGAGGGTTGTCCGGACTGCGATGAAAAAGTCTGCCTGGTGTTGGCAAGAATCGTGCGGCGCGGCGAATCAGAAGACCCGGATCGGCCGGCGGTATTTCTGGATGCCTGCTTCAAACGCCGGCTGGTGTACAGCAATCCCGTGCTTTACGATTTGATTCATTGCTTTCATGGCGACTTGCCGCATGTCATTGGCATAAGCTGGAAGGATGTACATGCCGCAAAGCCGCTTGAGTGGGGTGAATTTGAAGCTCTGCTGAACAATACGGACAAGGGCTTGACCGTGTATTTTGATCAGGAGATGGACGACAAGACGATCAACCGCCACACATTTTTGCTTTCCGTCGCCAACTACGATGAAGACACGGGATATGATTTCAAAAGATACATCTCCCCGGAACGGATCGAATATGCCAAAGACGCGCAC from bacterium encodes the following:
- a CDS encoding phage tail protein; translation: MNPSDFKSQVFRTPAQWQNGLSSGLQILPEGGLTLYPRPAFESWLPIPIAGGKPTALAVDECGLIYWIAEQDRCLYRCDLISHKLDRLYCPHGRSAAATGRLLMDRFNFWMLDAANRRVLVFSRETFQLKLVLAAIKQPVDIALGRSGILYVLDQDSRTILRYDAHGRTAGPAFGGAELQQPIGLIVGRDHFIYVLDRNQRHFLRYDAEGNFLGLIGDFDSVAPDFRPAMIAANSQGNLFVVDGRTQQLHEFDADGSHLGVMQLPAVVKSIKGIAFGRGDDLFLSTDQGLARFSARLSFVGETGAFYTRTLDNGADRSTWHRLALEANLPPGTILEIFYHSSDDTRLRGLVEAVFTDPNDSVQRKVERLEALLGTKWIGPEKNPTDMLLREQTGRFLWLKLALSTFDANQKPVVRELRAYYPRISYLRYLPATYQEDAVSRAFLERFLSLFESVLYGLETEITALFKNFDPLTTPADFLDWLASWLNLALEEEWPETRKRQFLLQAPELFKQKGTVAGIAGLVEIYTGQRPLIVEHALVSPPLILGKPLRLGLNSVVSATPIRGFRLGDSAVLGRTALREVAQLPEDPFQTMAHRFTLLLNLSRADFQKQEAKLREMLNDETPAHTAYTLKLIGAGSAAADLYVGVNSRVEEYQPVRLNGTARVGRVVAAIHGEKAVRLERNSQIGRCFRLI
- a CDS encoding putative baseplate assembly protein, with protein sequence MALQVPNLDDKTFQELAAEAVALIPRYSRDWTDHNLHDPGITFLELFAWLAEMQIYQLNRVTDNQIDRFLKMVGMARLARQPARVEIEFTVPAISTLGLLPAGTRVVPLGHEHLIFETEDDFSITRTRMIAINSHWNSTSIDYTEANNKVGIYFFPFGEQAAVGATLALGFDQPFADAEIANLFFLLREDDLPAPAPRPEGADEIQPSATLVWEYSVNGNWAQLNVLRDTTLSLNQSGRLVFIPPADWTAPNGVYWLRGRLAAGLYEIPPVLEHVRLNVIPARQVETVMHEDLGEGTGLPHQRVRLQKLPLLLAADRERGPLRVGDILNWPEFLTALRPAGTTGQPATQRRFWDFLPATIQALIKDELIGRLPTDSEKYQIVAAFNQILTSTDLYDPAIFAEIQPTEAYQQAVAQPECDFAAAAIIQFNRQLFDLAFANQVARPGLVIQVQDHMVWEDWQRVEDFESSAAGDRHYVLEVETGEVTFGNGQNGRIPGEGRSMRAYSYQTSRGSEGNVSAGLTWRIEKSGAAGARGMNVLPTSGGREPETIAEAQLRAQEEMTSRQRAVTSADFEQLALATPGLRVARAKALPNYHPEFPKLHLPGNVTVVAVPALRSNRVTPAAGAGFLQTVQRHLEARRLVATVVHVIAPAYVEVAVRGKIFKQKKSDTKEVEKRALAALQKFLHPLTGGPNQDGWTFGRPVYAAEIYQLLDEVEGVDHVVGIELDAVALQQLAQKIITIPPNALVYSGEHNLEIV
- a CDS encoding putative baseplate assembly protein, whose translation is MDNISFLVKSEGAALPPDQAFHNDTPLDVNLPFYPFGLEPRLFDRFQLASKEVFSKKGAKVEIDIRADSLAILAAPAAVLAGDTRRIFARGTGGRLLEFRIQGDQRTATLHDHGVPSDGAIALPDPALGTEARPSIVHVTVPVGDTEISLAFLYVRTENGNLAERFFQDGQERWVAFNTPANGFKIKFDPAAVQTADKTISVFVVADDGNLYELKRDFTDLRIDPPPVWENRARPAGQELNSSPHALVCALDDQSRFTKVYVAGRNGQLYEWDGVVWKSYAALPAPLRSTGRPFAQLHCERIPADSKVQSIQLDAGASSQSDAYAGVEIEIQATDGSPVIQSTRITQYDGRTKTATVEARYWIARPGPGTKYEVKTAHTGTARLSGAALKLPPWASDDDDAYVGLTIKVTFPAGVAGQDDVIVSARITNYESDTKLATLDTGWEQLPDASTRFEIDLPARTGTVSRASRKTVVLSREAFNRDGAYVGLSITLVASNNAEFGPFTIEQYDGNSREVYLEEEWNPELNLQYTYRIEALSGNAQAWRYPARVFLAMDASGNSGIYQGLTLTVNSGPGVNQTARILAYNGRTKIAEVDRAWRVPLTDESSYAIRDLAGTPRGGTGLEVFERIWIKDSAGELRELDTRSPEWKNLGKPSDEIKVDSSPHGVVEKMGTPEEKRHIFVRGSDQRLWKIENSGQWILDSYPGEIELRHSPFVLGIATPQHLVIYSSTNKNSILERRFSPQPALRGTAQVGTDDSLTLADSAPTDFDQQGGFQRDKDYIKLETGELAGTQRKLLDFNRDLLLVHIEDDWDTSTDIPADKRLPDSTTQYAIGREGEPAEAQGGSLPTVVLGAKASKVDDAYNDFDILVYDRRDVQLLRNRVISYQGRELQIATVEKAWRNEDGENVLNQISGYKIKLDHPGTPVELTQASIRLGDQASANPHAYDGMNIVVKHDGNDLPPDANQILEYLGGEEKKALVSKSWDPASLPAAGDQYEIMSEEANVERATFANITLVDGSSVEGAYNGLDITVTSPGGKAYTRTIDSFDGRVATLKKEAWDVNLPPDPTFTYQFNGIVHISNPDKKGSTTSIYLDFDFEGSDENPGDLARNEGAYVGFRIKVDKAESKTPKRSRSTSRALRQEDLPKIVSYLYDKEKKEALAIVDKPWAGEIIPDDKDTYTLIAEPRSVADAAMPTITLDRNARHAGNPLGPRDEQDPFRFGITVTKEGEEPQANKIVSYDPQTRVAKLESAWVLSTLPAAGDKYVLHASGTVPNVEQPAELPSISLDPNKAIDRRGLYDDVPITLQIGDPPVHNGNPKQENRIVLYEGGENRKAYVRDSWNSKLLPRTPEHRYALEAKIKGVTGVAYATITLSDTASGEDDAYVGYGILVKLEGEALWSQRANIIDYEGASRLASVDIAWRLDAIPKPPVPGSRYLYALINYNTPIHSGKAQVGTQNTITLDRNASADIYGFADRTLRITEGPGLPSTHVIDDYLGSDHVAILRAEWTQRPTTDSRYELEPIDAWLLHEDANALPITPQLSWEYWNSRGWVAFLEDLHQFEDGTKNLLIDGKVIFLLPQDLDLTEVSGQESYWIRARIIGGDYGRETYVLEERVKGANSEPQDIIKETKLLPVKSTIRPPQIFGLTISYELVESRFPDRCLTYNNLDYVDQTDACITTDKRFPPFVPLEGQIAEEEDCGEVIKTAAGVPARVILPTQLGKAIYLGFMNPLRSGPLKIFFAARELPYSDASKPKMEWSYRAENEWQRLGFGDASEGLIKQEILQFIAPRDFTATTRFGAFRYWMRGMLLQGEYAGTPVLGGIYPNTTWAFQAETRRDEILGSSNGEAGQTFRFFRFPVRVGQIVRVREVLTEEEKEELIKQFGEQALHEVKDELGKVLETWVLWTEVENFFDSKGTDRHYTLDRATGELRFGDGRNGQIPPAGLNNLRAFSYQAGGGAVGNVEAGAIQSLTTAIANVEAVINPVEAGGGSDTASLDDMLVIGPAMINHRRRAVTPQDFEWLAKQASRQVAKARCVRNLDSQGRRETGWVTLYLVPHSRESEPQPSLEMRRMVQRYVAEHCANTVAAPQHIFVAGPVYAEIDVLADLVVATIDAAARVEQEARAKLADFLHPLTGGPTDTGWEFGQGLSASDVYVLLEQIEGLDHVENLSFSRAGVAYTDLVEIGANELVAGGTLRINVTAKTGA